A window of the Apostichopus japonicus isolate 1M-3 chromosome 8, ASM3797524v1, whole genome shotgun sequence genome harbors these coding sequences:
- the LOC139971683 gene encoding glutamate receptor 3-like: MNRALLWVCAVVLLPALTSAETIKVVSLYGKYTGKDDHYKQILTDASTYINDAAGRGLLPTGDQVNVIHDQVLADKDYETMTLSKSLYSVCNDFRSTEASAVILPNDLCKECYDVGGIIGDAYSPVITLDQADGSKAFKMRPILSDMDEMLTEVIDHFKWRDFVILYEGKSGRLLVESMAAKSSMYGWQLIPIEIKENFATQTEHLLNLSIKNILCFVTSEDILEDLVNIAFESRLLSNGWHWIFGNLNPPITKQFLEQKYRHNMAFLTRFKVVSNELRYYSSIGKPIREWQFRERATYDALVAIATALGIHRARESRFPSSVPVCGSSERSSLETYLRQVNFRGASGDVAFDRNGNRVNYTINMYSGKDRYAENLAGYFVQDIQTWEQINNQRWPGQPRKRMYIQPFRQSDVRFIKILAVPEPPFFMRKDWERIQYPTNRRYKRQSPDYDDSEEEPYEGFSWELLKKIKVVMEEEMNVEFNYEITLMSRGQYGSLDLSTGEWNGMIRDLIDGDADVAIGALTEMSAREADIDFTIPWYRNQIKLLILHPSWSFEYPFSIVYPMHLTAWFTLLAGFIMVCALVALLGHFSPYEWRRRAERGEATEEESQTFSLHNSIMYVLSTGFLQSYTRGPRSWSLRILSAFWFWFSLCIVFIYAFNLNSVFKFSKTAIRVKDTHDLLFQDIINFGAVRFSPSYDFYRYNEGQYRQVFDRMLNSDQNLLEDRLEDAVYRIRRQWDARYAIVGEERILQYAADRKPCRLFITGKTLGRIAFSMATPSGSPLRDQLSYAIRLLQERGEIDKILEMSFSDNLRCSGDSIWENETKKSFTIHDLQGLYYLLFIGMAGSAIIFVIEWLVNALLFGNGWQRRSAGRTQSRPTQNQAFVKSGQGKDDNRDWL, translated from the exons TGTCCTTATATGGAAAATACACTGGCAAGGATGACCACTACAAGCAGATTTTGACCGACGCCTCCACATACATTAATGATGCAGCGGGGCGTGGTCTCCTCCCAACCGGAGACCAAGTTAACGTCATCCACGACCAGGTGTTAGCTGATAAAGATTATGAGACAATGACTCTTTCAAAGAGCCTTTACTCGG TTTGCAATGACTTTCGAAGCACGGAAGCTTCAGCCGTTATTTTACCCAATGATCTTTGTAAGGAGTGCTATGACGTGGGGGGTATCATCGGGGACGCATACAGCCCCGTCATCACCCTGGACCAAGCAGATGGCTCCAAAGCCTTCAAGATGAGACCCATTTTGTCTGACATGGATGAGATGTTAACTGAAGTCATCGATCATTTTAAATGGAGAGACTTCGTGATTCTTTACGAAGGGAAAAGTG GACGCCTATTGGTTGAGAGCATGGCTGCTAAATCGTCCATGTATGGATGGCAGTTGATACCAATTGAAATAAAAGAGAATTTCGCAACACAAACGGAGCATCTCCTGAATCTAAGCATTAAaaacattctttgttttgtgACAAGTGAAGATATTCTGGAGGATCTTGTAAATATT GCATTTGAGAGTAGGCTCCTCAGTAATGGCTGGCATTGGATCTTTGGAAACTTG AATCCACCAATTACGAAACAATTTCTGGAACAGAAATATCGACACAACATGGCCTTCCTGACGAGATTTAAGGTAGTCTCTAATGAACTTAGATACTATTCGTCGATTGGCAAACCAATCAGAGAGTGGCAGTTTAGAGAACGAGCTACTTATGACGCCCTAGTAGCCATAGCGACCGCTCTTGGTATCCATAGGGCACGTGAGAGCCGCTTTCCTAGTTCTGTTCCAGTTTGTGGTTCCAGTGAGCGATCTTCATTGGAAACATACTTGAGACAA GTCAATTTCCGAGGGGCTTCTGGTGACGTTGCGTTCGACCGTAATGGTAACCGTGTCAACTACACGATCAACATGTACTCCGGAAAAGATCGTTACGCAGAAAATCTG GCTGGTTACTTCGTTCAAGATATCCAAACATGGGAACAAATAAACAACCAGAGATGGCCAGGCCAACCTAGGAAGAGGATGTACATTCAACCATTCCGACAATCCGATGTTCGATTTATAAAGATCCTGGCAGTTCCG GAACCGCCATTCTTCATGCGAAAGGACTGGGAGAGGATTCAATATCCAACTAACCGCAGATACAAACGCCAGAGTCCGGACTATGATGACTCCGAGGAGGAACCGTATGAAGGTTTCTCATGGGAGCTGCTGAAGAAGATTAAAGTAGTAATGGAAGAAGAAATGAACGTGGAATTCAATTACGA AATCACCTTGATGAGCCGTGGTCAATATGGTAGTCTGGATCTGTCGACCGGAGAATGGAACGGTATGATTAGAGACCTAATTGACGGG GATGCTGATGTAGCTATCGGAGCTCTAACCGAAATGAGTGCTCGAGAGGCCGACATCGACTTCACAATTCCCTGGTACAGGAATCAAATAAAGCTTCTTATACTTCACCCGAGTTGGTCCTTTGAGTATCCATTCTCAATCGTTTACCCAATGCACTTAACCGCCTGGTTCACCCTACTTGCCGGATTCATCATGGTATGTGCACTGGTGGCGTTGCTCGGTCATTTCAGCCCTTACGAATGGCGTCGGCGTGCAGAGAGGGGAGAGGCCACCGAAGAGGAGAGTCAAACTTTTAGTCTACATAATTCCATCATGTACGTCTTGTCCACCGGTTTCTTGCAGAGTTACACTCGAGGTCCACGGTCTTGGTCACTGAGGATCTTGTCCGCTTTTTGGTTCTGGTTTTCTCTTTGCATCGTCTTCATCTACGCCTTCAATCTGAACAGTGTCTTCAAGTTCTCCAAGACAGCTATCCGAGTCAAAGATACCCATGATCTTCTCTTCCAGGATATCATCAACTTTGGCGCTGTACGGTTCAGTCCTTCCTATGACTTCTACCGATACAACGAGGGCCAGTATCGACAGGTCTTTGACAGGATGCTCAATTCGGATCAGAATCTTTTGGAAGATCGGTTGGAGGACGCTGTTTACCGCATCCGTCGTCAGTGGGATGCACGATACGCTATCGTCGGCGAGGAAAGGATTCTCCAATACGCTGCTGATCGCAAACCATGCCGTCTATTCATCACTGGGAAGACCTTAGGTCGTATTGCGTTCTCCATGGCCACTCCGTCAGGATCTCCGCTGAGGGACCAGCTCTCTTATGCAATACGTCTTTTGCAGGAACGTGGAGAGATTGACAAGATCCTGGAGATGAGCTTCTCAGATAATTTAAGGTGTTCAGGTGATTCCATCTGGGAAAACGAAACCAAGAAATCCTTTACCATTCACGACCTTCAGGGGTTGTATTACCTTCTCTTCATCGGGATGGCAGGCAGTGCCATCATTTTTGTAATTGAGTGGCTTGTCAACGCCCTTCTCTTCGGCAATGGTTGGCAGAGAAGAAGTGCGGGCCGCACACAAAGCAGACCAACACAAAATCAGGCATTTGTTAAGTCTGGTCAGGGTAAAGACGATAACCGTGACTGGTTGTAG